The Gordonia sp. KTR9 genome contains a region encoding:
- a CDS encoding nuclear transport factor 2 family protein → MTVEQAGLAEKIEAAVDAYIELLNSGTAEQIADLYAPDATVEDPIGADIRDTREQLVEFYSVITGMDERTATLKWKKIAGDTAVFEFTLVTKTAGLAFEITPVDIMVFDADGKVSTMRAVWQQSDLKQL, encoded by the coding sequence ATGACCGTGGAACAAGCCGGGCTCGCCGAGAAGATCGAGGCGGCCGTCGACGCCTACATCGAACTGCTCAATTCGGGTACCGCCGAACAGATCGCCGACCTCTACGCGCCCGACGCGACCGTCGAGGACCCCATCGGCGCAGACATCCGCGACACCCGCGAGCAGCTCGTCGAGTTCTACTCGGTGATCACCGGTATGGACGAGCGCACCGCAACGCTCAAATGGAAGAAGATCGCCGGCGACACCGCCGTCTTCGAGTTCACCCTGGTCACCAAGACCGCCGGACTGGCCTTCGAGATCACCCCCGTCGACATCATGGTCTTCGATGCCGACGGCAAGGTGTCGACGATGCGCGCGGTGTGGCAGCAGTCGGATCTGAAGCAGCTCTGA
- a CDS encoding glycerophosphoryl diester phosphodiesterase membrane domain-containing protein, producing MSEPPHAPTPPAGASPWRPPDVSDEWSPIPEAGTRPHPIAPGPQPAWGSAQHGGWPTGRQGWSEWMPAHHPTTASALLQRIFSTVVTAPRIFLGLVAMTWVVAAPPLAGATFWLNTTDLAVDDPSDWASIIAPLAAIVCVVFVQWIVVAGTLTGLAAHPVARVRAGSRPAFDDTLRYAWRALPRLLAWTVLLGFAVAAAFTPAVALFGLGAASGGFVLLTGSLLLALVAVVPVAWLLVRAVFTAPAIVLDGLTVREAVARSGSLAAQRFWRAFGVLAVMLVLAWVAMTTMMYPFDLLGSFAGTWFDDADADTYETVVSVVGSVVASIVVQPVLTVVPAVLYDDARAAESAATPAVPGRGDR from the coding sequence ATGTCCGAGCCGCCGCACGCACCGACGCCGCCTGCCGGCGCGTCTCCGTGGCGGCCGCCCGACGTCTCCGATGAATGGAGCCCGATCCCCGAGGCCGGGACACGGCCACACCCGATCGCGCCCGGGCCGCAGCCGGCGTGGGGGTCGGCGCAGCACGGCGGGTGGCCGACTGGCCGGCAAGGGTGGTCGGAATGGATGCCCGCGCACCACCCCACGACGGCCAGCGCCCTGTTGCAGCGCATCTTCTCGACCGTTGTCACTGCACCCCGTATCTTTCTCGGGCTCGTCGCGATGACGTGGGTGGTGGCGGCACCGCCCCTTGCCGGAGCCACATTCTGGTTGAACACCACAGATCTGGCCGTCGACGACCCGAGCGACTGGGCATCGATCATCGCTCCTCTCGCTGCGATCGTCTGCGTCGTCTTCGTTCAGTGGATCGTGGTGGCCGGGACGCTCACCGGTCTCGCCGCACACCCCGTGGCGCGCGTTCGTGCCGGCTCTCGGCCCGCCTTCGACGACACGCTGCGGTACGCATGGCGTGCCCTCCCCAGGCTCCTGGCCTGGACCGTGCTCCTGGGGTTCGCAGTCGCAGCGGCTTTCACACCCGCCGTCGCGCTCTTCGGTCTGGGCGCCGCGTCCGGCGGATTCGTGCTGCTCACCGGGAGCCTGCTCCTCGCCCTCGTCGCTGTCGTCCCGGTGGCCTGGCTGCTGGTCCGCGCGGTGTTCACCGCACCGGCGATCGTGCTCGACGGACTCACTGTGCGAGAGGCGGTCGCCCGCTCGGGTTCGTTGGCCGCGCAGCGATTCTGGCGGGCCTTCGGCGTCCTGGCGGTCATGCTCGTGCTGGCGTGGGTCGCGATGACCACGATGATGTATCCGTTCGATCTCCTCGGATCCTTCGCCGGCACATGGTTCGACGACGCGGACGCCGACACGTACGAGACCGTCGTCTCGGTGGTCGGCTCAGTCGTCGCGTCGATCGTCGTGCAACCGGTGCTGACCGTCGTGCCGGCCGTCCTCTACGACGACGCGCGCGCCGCCGAGTCGGCAGCGACACCGGCTGTCCCGGGACGGGGCGACCGGTGA
- a CDS encoding DUF4129 domain-containing protein, with amino-acid sequence MIGILAAPLDPANDEARRWAEQELSEPDYQPPEPSWFDRFGERLWEWIADNVFGWFGGSDTLRAIVIVLAIALVLGLVVVVIRHLRRNPRIPRPTGAAPSESVLTGPARSAAEFRSDADTAFAAGQYDACVLAAVRAVARRGIERGLLADEPSLTAHEVALDLGPRFPAHDAGLRRATDLFDAIAYGDRHASAEYARKVLELERAVSSARPAEPDVNRPRRQAVPR; translated from the coding sequence GTGATCGGAATCCTCGCCGCGCCCCTGGACCCCGCCAATGACGAGGCACGCCGGTGGGCCGAACAGGAGCTCTCCGAACCCGACTACCAACCGCCCGAGCCGTCATGGTTCGACCGCTTCGGTGAGCGCCTCTGGGAGTGGATCGCCGACAACGTCTTCGGCTGGTTCGGCGGCTCCGACACGCTGCGCGCCATCGTGATCGTCCTGGCGATCGCGCTTGTCCTCGGACTCGTCGTCGTGGTCATCCGTCATCTCCGTCGCAACCCGCGCATCCCCCGGCCCACCGGTGCCGCGCCATCCGAATCGGTGCTGACCGGTCCGGCTCGGTCAGCGGCCGAGTTCCGGTCCGACGCCGACACCGCATTCGCGGCGGGACAGTACGACGCGTGCGTGCTTGCCGCCGTGCGCGCCGTGGCCCGCCGCGGAATCGAGCGCGGACTGCTGGCCGACGAGCCGTCCCTCACCGCCCACGAGGTGGCCCTCGACCTCGGACCCCGCTTCCCCGCACACGATGCCGGATTACGCAGGGCCACAGACCTCTTCGACGCCATCGCCTACGGCGACCGGCACGCGTCCGCCGAATACGCGCGTAAGGTTCTCGAACTCGAGCGCGCGGTCTCGTCCGCGCGACCAGCCGAGCCGGATGTCAACCGACCGCGCCGCCAGGCGGTGCCCCGATGA
- a CDS encoding DUF4350 domain-containing protein — protein sequence MTGTLQAAPPLRPPPAKNRTPAWVWVVIVVVIVVVVAGIGLLGVTALTGVRGTPGPGVSNDPDNAQPGGSRALAQILDDHGADLRLVRGLDEFTDAPRPDAETTVVVSSTSSLNPGTTEQFRDRVQDADRVILIAPDNTVLTALDLPVTSSYGDGPSAVAAGCRTPGIDETDIVGFTPFGYSSTSPSATACFTAGTTSDLVVVPRTAERPEFVVISGGMLTNEQLAQQDNAGVAIRVFAGSDDILWYVPFFTDQVASDDEESDIPAAVGPLIVLTVFAVLALMLWRGRRFGSLVTEPLPAVVKAVETTRARGRMYHRAGADARAAAALRIHTLGSLASYLGLPFDAARATDALSQPDWDAVVAPQETADPTVSAIVIAVAGATHRDLGEIRSLLAGPLPTTTAQLVRFTADLTNLEKEVRHTP from the coding sequence ATGACCGGCACCCTGCAGGCCGCCCCGCCGCTGCGTCCCCCGCCCGCGAAGAACAGGACACCGGCCTGGGTCTGGGTGGTCATCGTCGTGGTGATCGTCGTCGTTGTCGCCGGCATCGGCCTCCTCGGTGTCACCGCGCTCACCGGGGTGCGGGGTACGCCCGGGCCCGGGGTGAGCAACGACCCCGACAACGCCCAACCCGGCGGGTCGCGGGCGCTCGCGCAGATCCTCGACGACCACGGTGCCGACCTCCGGCTGGTGCGCGGACTCGACGAGTTCACCGACGCTCCGCGCCCCGACGCGGAAACCACGGTGGTGGTGAGCTCGACGTCGTCGTTGAATCCCGGTACCACCGAGCAGTTCCGCGACCGCGTGCAGGACGCCGACCGCGTGATCCTGATCGCACCGGACAACACCGTCCTGACCGCGCTCGACCTCCCGGTCACATCCTCCTACGGCGACGGCCCCTCCGCGGTCGCCGCCGGATGCCGGACACCCGGGATCGACGAGACCGACATCGTCGGCTTCACCCCCTTCGGCTACTCGTCCACCTCGCCCTCGGCCACCGCCTGTTTCACCGCCGGCACGACGTCGGATCTCGTCGTCGTACCGCGAACCGCCGAGCGACCCGAGTTCGTCGTGATCAGCGGCGGGATGCTCACCAACGAGCAACTCGCGCAACAGGACAACGCGGGCGTGGCGATACGCGTGTTCGCCGGTTCCGATGACATCCTCTGGTACGTACCGTTCTTCACCGACCAGGTGGCATCCGACGACGAAGAGTCCGACATCCCGGCGGCGGTCGGGCCGCTCATCGTGTTGACCGTCTTCGCGGTTCTCGCCTTGATGCTCTGGCGGGGCAGGCGATTCGGATCGCTGGTCACCGAGCCGTTGCCCGCCGTCGTCAAGGCGGTCGAGACCACCCGTGCGCGGGGCCGGATGTATCACCGCGCCGGAGCCGACGCACGGGCCGCTGCGGCGTTGCGCATCCACACGCTGGGCTCGCTGGCGTCGTATCTCGGCCTGCCGTTCGACGCGGCACGGGCCACCGATGCACTGTCGCAACCAGACTGGGACGCCGTCGTCGCGCCACAAGAGACCGCGGACCCGACGGTGTCGGCGATCGTCATCGCCGTGGCCGGGGCGACCCATCGCGACCTCGGCGAGATCCGTTCACTGCTCGCCGGTCCGCTGCCCACCACCACCGCCCAGCTCGTGCGCTTCACCGCCGATCTGACCAACCTCGAGAAGGAAGTCCGACACACACCATGA
- a CDS encoding AAA family ATPase, with product MTVDPSRDPGPGPFTPDPFTPDPFTKATPGRPPENAHHRPGGAPNRARDALGAVRGEVAKAVVGQDPAVAGILIALLCRGHILLEGVPGVAKTLLVRSVAAALDVETKRVQFTPDLMPGDVTGSLVFDSASSEFTFREGPVFTNLLLADEINRTPPKTQASLLEAMEERQVTVDGDPRPLPSPFLVAATQNPVEYEGTYPLPEAQLDRFLLKVTLPLPPRDDEITVLTRHASGFDPRNLSAAGLRPVATAADVEAGAEQVRRVTVAPQVTAYIVDIARATRFSPSLALGVSPRGATALLGTSRAWAWLNGRDFVTPDDVQALAQSTLAHRLSLRPEAELEGVSVGSVLDAAINSVPVPR from the coding sequence ATGACCGTCGACCCGTCCCGCGACCCTGGCCCCGGTCCGTTCACCCCAGACCCTTTCACCCCAGACCCGTTCACGAAAGCAACTCCCGGCCGGCCACCGGAGAACGCCCACCACCGGCCCGGCGGGGCGCCGAACCGCGCACGCGATGCGCTCGGGGCCGTCCGCGGTGAGGTCGCCAAGGCCGTCGTCGGTCAGGACCCGGCAGTGGCAGGCATCCTGATCGCGCTGCTCTGCCGCGGGCACATCCTGCTCGAAGGCGTTCCCGGCGTTGCCAAGACGCTGCTCGTCCGGTCGGTGGCCGCCGCGCTCGACGTCGAGACGAAGCGTGTGCAGTTCACTCCGGACCTCATGCCCGGCGATGTCACCGGATCGCTCGTGTTCGATTCCGCCAGCTCTGAGTTCACGTTCCGCGAGGGACCGGTGTTCACCAATCTCCTGCTGGCCGACGAGATCAACCGCACCCCGCCGAAGACGCAGGCATCGCTGCTGGAGGCGATGGAGGAACGTCAGGTCACCGTCGACGGTGATCCGCGCCCGCTACCCAGCCCGTTCCTCGTCGCCGCGACCCAGAACCCCGTCGAGTACGAGGGCACGTACCCTCTGCCCGAAGCGCAGCTCGATCGGTTCCTGCTGAAGGTCACGTTGCCGCTCCCGCCTCGCGACGACGAGATCACCGTGCTCACGCGGCACGCATCCGGATTCGATCCGCGCAACCTGTCCGCCGCAGGGCTCCGGCCGGTCGCCACGGCCGCCGACGTTGAGGCCGGCGCCGAGCAGGTCCGTCGGGTGACGGTCGCTCCGCAGGTCACCGCCTACATCGTCGACATCGCTCGGGCCACCCGGTTCTCACCGTCGCTGGCACTCGGCGTCAGCCCGCGAGGAGCCACCGCCCTACTGGGCACGAGCCGCGCATGGGCGTGGTTGAACGGCCGCGACTTCGTGACCCCCGATGACGTGCAGGCGCTCGCCCAATCGACGCTGGCGCACCGCCTGTCGTTGCGCCCGGAGGCCGAACTCGAGGGGGTGTCGGTGGGCTCGGTGCTCGACGCCGCCATCAACTCGGTGCCCGTCCCCCGCTGA
- a CDS encoding DUF58 domain-containing protein, protein MFLTGRFLILVLLGAVPVLIWPNYAVPVLWTMFCVLLMCLDIALAGSTKSITMSRSAPGPIRLGQSTTCSITVTNHGSGTFRGVLRDSWQPSAGASENTHRVTIPRAEARSVTTTLAPTRRGDRLAVRVAVRRLGPLGVAGRQRSVPLPGRVRALPPFDSRRLLPSRLAHLRQLDGRSAVRVRGQGTEFDSLRDYVEGDDVRSIDWRATARRRSTVVRTWQPEKDRHIVIVLDTSRTSAGRVGDTPRLDAAMDAALLLAALASHAGDRVDLIAGDRRVHRRVVGVGRTMLLNSLVTAMADLQPALLEADWPLLGAEVAKIGRQRALLVLLTPLEPAAVEESLLPPLAVLAQRYKVIIGSVADPALDAMLTERDDATQIYDAAAAARTLTLRDRTATAVGRLGVDVVDAAPDKLPAKLADHYLLLKSRGLL, encoded by the coding sequence ATGTTCCTCACCGGCCGCTTCCTGATCCTGGTGCTGCTCGGCGCAGTGCCCGTCCTGATCTGGCCGAATTACGCGGTCCCCGTTCTGTGGACGATGTTCTGCGTCCTGCTCATGTGCCTCGACATCGCGCTGGCGGGGTCCACGAAGTCGATCACCATGTCGCGTTCGGCGCCCGGCCCGATCCGGCTCGGTCAGAGCACGACATGTTCGATCACGGTCACGAACCACGGCTCGGGGACCTTCCGTGGCGTGCTTCGCGACAGCTGGCAGCCTTCGGCCGGTGCGTCGGAGAACACCCATCGGGTGACGATCCCGCGTGCGGAGGCACGTTCGGTGACAACGACTCTCGCCCCCACGCGCCGCGGTGACCGGCTCGCCGTCCGGGTCGCCGTGCGGCGACTGGGACCGCTGGGCGTCGCCGGACGCCAACGGTCGGTACCCCTGCCGGGCCGCGTTCGCGCACTCCCACCCTTCGACTCGAGACGGTTGCTGCCCTCTCGGCTGGCCCATCTCCGCCAGCTCGACGGCAGATCCGCGGTGCGGGTACGGGGTCAGGGCACCGAATTCGATTCCCTTCGTGACTATGTCGAGGGTGACGACGTCCGTAGCATCGACTGGCGGGCCACCGCCCGGCGCCGTTCGACGGTGGTCCGTACCTGGCAGCCGGAGAAGGACCGCCACATCGTCATCGTCTTGGACACCTCACGGACGTCAGCCGGGCGCGTGGGCGACACCCCTCGACTCGACGCCGCGATGGACGCCGCCCTGCTGCTGGCCGCCCTCGCGTCGCACGCCGGTGACCGGGTGGATCTCATCGCCGGTGACCGCCGAGTCCATCGACGGGTGGTCGGCGTCGGCCGCACCATGCTGCTCAACAGTCTCGTCACCGCCATGGCCGACCTCCAACCCGCTCTCCTGGAGGCGGATTGGCCGCTGCTCGGTGCCGAGGTCGCCAAGATCGGTCGCCAGCGCGCGTTGCTGGTGCTGCTCACACCCCTCGAACCCGCAGCCGTCGAGGAGTCGCTCCTCCCCCCACTGGCAGTACTCGCGCAGCGCTACAAGGTCATCATCGGCTCCGTCGCCGACCCTGCACTCGACGCGATGCTGACCGAGCGCGACGACGCCACCCAGATCTACGACGCCGCGGCCGCGGCACGCACGCTCACCCTGCGCGATCGGACCGCCACCGCGGTGGGCCGGCTCGGCGTCGACGTGGTGGACGCGGCCCCCGACAAGCTGCCCGCGAAGCTCGCCGATCATTATCTGCTGCTCAAGTCGCGGGGATTGCTGTAA